TTCTGGCATGGTTTCCCCTGGCGACGAGCGCCGCCGAACCTAGAGCGAATCCCTGGTGAGGAAAGTGAGCGTCGCGAGTCCCTCGCCGCCACCTTCCAGTGGAAGACAATCGGACGTCAGGACAGGGACCCGGCGAGGAGGCGGATGACGCGGACCCACGCTGGTCGTGCGGATGGCCGCCCCCTCCACGCGACCCGACCCCCGCCTTACGGTCCAGGAGAGAGGGGCGGCGACGTCCCTCGACAACCCCCACACGGACAGAAGGAGGAGCCACCATGGCCGACATCACCCGTCGAGAAGGAAGCATCCCGCGCCGCGAGCGCGACCCGTTCTCCCGCATGCAGGAGCTGATGGGGTGGGATCCGCTGGAGGCGATGAGCCAGTTGTGGAGCGGCCAGCGGGGCGGCGGGCCCGGCGCCAGCGCGTTCTCCCCCGCCTTCGAGGTCAAGGAGACGAAGGACGCGTTCATCTTCAAGGCGGACCTGCCCGGCGTGCGCGAGAAGGACCTGGACATCGCGCTCACCGGAGACCGCCTGGTCATCAGCGGCAAGCGCGAAGCGGAGAAGACCGAGGACGACGAGCACTTCTTCTCCTACGAGCGCAGCTTCGGCGCGTTCAGCCGCGCCTTCACCCTGCCCGAGGGCGTGGACCCCGACCACGTCTCCGCCAACCTCCAGGACGGCGTGCTCCACCTGACGCTGCCCAAGGTCGCGGAGGTGAAGTCCCGCCGCATCAAGGTCGGCACCAGCTCCGGCTCCGGCACGGGCGCCAGTGCCCCCGGAGACAAGCCCAAGGCCTGACTCAAAGGCCCGCGCGAGCTGTCGAAGACTCTCCGGAGACTTCCACTCGCGCGGAGCCTTCTCGGAATTCCTGAAGAGAACCGCTCATTGGCGCGGCCCGTCCCTTGCGCGTCGCGCGGGGCGGGAGATATGAGGCCGGGCCAGTTTCTGACTCT
The genomic region above belongs to Myxococcus stipitatus and contains:
- a CDS encoding Hsp20/alpha crystallin family protein encodes the protein MADITRREGSIPRRERDPFSRMQELMGWDPLEAMSQLWSGQRGGGPGASAFSPAFEVKETKDAFIFKADLPGVREKDLDIALTGDRLVISGKREAEKTEDDEHFFSYERSFGAFSRAFTLPEGVDPDHVSANLQDGVLHLTLPKVAEVKSRRIKVGTSSGSGTGASAPGDKPKA